The proteins below are encoded in one region of Holophagaceae bacterium:
- a CDS encoding DUF1501 domain-containing protein, whose translation MSSRRQFIQTTLAGSAALAGFTACSGGSSTSSDTGGGPPPPPPPPAIAGPILVLVQIQGGNDWLSMTPPTSGANAGAYATNRPALAIPASNLTDLGSGIGLIKDCTGFDLVHAAGKIAWIPGVGMPNPNLSHFTATDYWGQGAAVPDGTGWLGRWGDAAFAATDVLRGITTTSDIILMNHGRKRDFVAITTSAGFNYPTYLRSGAQVPDSNFLKSGYAFSLNNPGTAIDVSTAASEGKLFYDAASQFSTAIATRTPSVPYPGDAGYAIANVSSQLSTQLKLVAQMIASGIPGQVYTVRLGGFDTHSNQANDYPRLMRALGGSIKAFYDDLASINTTVNSQAVKAQDRVMVVGWSEFGRRIKENNGGTDHGTAILAFALGNMVKGGFYGQGYPDLTKPDANGNMVFTTDFRSVYATILERFLGYSDSKGILGSTYSTLGFL comes from the coding sequence ATGTCTTCACGCCGTCAATTCATCCAGACCACCCTGGCCGGGAGCGCAGCCCTGGCGGGCTTCACCGCCTGCAGCGGCGGCAGCAGCACTTCCTCGGACACCGGCGGGGGACCTCCGCCTCCTCCGCCGCCGCCTGCCATCGCAGGCCCCATCCTGGTGCTGGTGCAGATCCAGGGGGGCAACGATTGGCTCAGCATGACCCCGCCCACCAGCGGAGCCAACGCGGGCGCCTATGCCACCAACCGCCCGGCCCTCGCCATACCCGCCAGCAATCTCACGGACCTCGGCAGCGGCATCGGCTTGATCAAGGACTGCACCGGATTTGATCTGGTGCACGCCGCGGGCAAGATCGCCTGGATTCCCGGTGTCGGGATGCCCAATCCCAATCTCTCGCACTTCACCGCCACGGACTACTGGGGGCAGGGCGCCGCGGTTCCGGACGGCACGGGTTGGCTGGGACGCTGGGGGGATGCTGCCTTCGCCGCCACGGATGTCCTGCGCGGCATCACCACGACCTCGGACATCATTCTGATGAACCATGGCCGGAAGCGGGATTTCGTGGCCATCACGACTTCCGCGGGCTTCAACTATCCGACCTACCTGCGCAGCGGCGCCCAGGTGCCGGATTCCAATTTCCTGAAGAGCGGCTACGCCTTCAGCCTGAACAATCCCGGAACGGCCATCGATGTCTCCACCGCCGCCTCCGAGGGCAAGCTCTTCTACGACGCGGCCAGCCAGTTCAGCACTGCGATCGCCACCCGCACGCCTTCGGTGCCCTATCCCGGCGACGCAGGCTACGCCATCGCGAATGTCAGCAGCCAGCTCAGCACCCAGTTGAAACTGGTGGCCCAGATGATCGCCAGCGGCATTCCCGGCCAGGTCTACACGGTCCGCCTCGGGGGCTTCGACACCCATAGCAACCAGGCGAACGACTATCCACGCCTCATGCGGGCCCTGGGCGGCAGCATCAAGGCCTTCTACGACGACCTGGCCAGCATCAACACGACCGTGAACAGCCAGGCCGTGAAGGCCCAGGACCGCGTCATGGTCGTGGGCTGGAGCGAATTCGGGCGCCGCATCAAGGAGAACAACGGCGGCACGGACCATGGCACTGCCATCCTGGCCTTCGCGTTGGGCAACATGGTGAAGGGCGGATTCTACGGCCAGGGCTATCCGGATCTCACCAAGCCCGACGCCAACGGGAACATGGTGTTCACCACGGATTTCCGCAGCGTCTACGCCACCATCCTGGAGCGGTTCCTGGGCTACAGCGATAGCAAGGGGATCCTGGGTTCCACCTATTCAACCTTGGGATTCCTGTAG
- a CDS encoding MFS transporter, translating into MSRPPIRSIFNLTVFVAALGYFVDMFDLLLFPIVRQPSLTALGIAPGEAQITMGAFLLNAQMAGMLLGGIFWGVLGDRKGRLSTLFGSIALYSVANIANAFVTGIPSYAFWRFMAGLGLAGELGAAVTLVSEVLPKELRGYGTAVVASVGVFGTVTAALVGRYLNWQHAYLAGGGLGILLLCLRLGMRESLMFQKSEGISVKRGDFLSLFTAWSRFGRYLRCILIGLPLWFIMGILIIFSPEFGPSLRVAGKLDPGVAIACCYSGVTVGSLVSGFLSQAWGSRTKVVGIFMSAAFVGVAVFLLSRGFSTFWMYVLMAYMGLAAGYWAVYVTIAAEQFGTNLRATVATTVPNFLRGSVVLITSGFLMLKAPLGLLGAAWVVGLVCFALAAFSLSGLEDTHGRDLDFMEKD; encoded by the coding sequence ATGAGCCGCCCACCCATTCGAAGCATCTTCAACCTGACTGTGTTCGTCGCGGCCCTCGGCTACTTCGTGGACATGTTCGATCTGTTGCTGTTTCCCATCGTGCGCCAGCCCAGCCTGACGGCCCTTGGCATCGCGCCGGGCGAAGCCCAGATCACCATGGGCGCTTTCCTGCTGAACGCCCAGATGGCGGGCATGCTGCTGGGCGGCATTTTCTGGGGCGTGCTGGGGGATCGCAAGGGCCGCCTGTCCACGCTCTTCGGCAGCATCGCGCTGTACTCGGTCGCGAATATCGCCAACGCCTTTGTGACGGGCATTCCCAGCTACGCCTTCTGGCGGTTCATGGCGGGACTCGGCCTTGCCGGCGAGCTGGGCGCGGCCGTCACACTGGTTTCCGAAGTCCTGCCCAAGGAATTGCGCGGCTACGGCACGGCGGTGGTGGCATCGGTGGGTGTCTTCGGCACCGTGACCGCGGCCTTGGTGGGGCGTTACCTGAATTGGCAGCATGCCTATCTGGCGGGCGGCGGCCTTGGGATCCTGCTGCTTTGCCTGAGGCTGGGCATGCGCGAGAGCCTGATGTTCCAGAAGTCCGAAGGCATTTCGGTGAAACGGGGGGATTTCTTAAGTCTGTTCACGGCCTGGAGCCGCTTTGGACGCTACTTGCGGTGCATCCTCATCGGCCTGCCCCTGTGGTTCATCATGGGCATCCTGATCATCTTCTCGCCGGAATTCGGACCCAGCCTGCGCGTGGCGGGAAAACTGGATCCTGGCGTGGCCATCGCCTGCTGCTACAGCGGCGTCACGGTCGGCAGCCTGGTCTCGGGCTTCCTGAGCCAGGCCTGGGGCAGCCGCACCAAGGTGGTCGGCATCTTCATGTCCGCGGCCTTCGTGGGCGTGGCGGTGTTTCTCCTGAGCCGCGGCTTCAGCACCTTCTGGATGTACGTCCTGATGGCCTATATGGGGCTGGCGGCGGGCTACTGGGCGGTCTACGTCACCATCGCCGCGGAGCAGTTCGGCACCAACCTGCGGGCCACCGTCGCCACAACGGTGCCCAATTTCCTCCGGGGCTCGGTGGTGCTCATCACCAGCGGTTTCCTGATGCTGAAGGCTCCGCTCGGACTGCTCGGCGCGGCCTGGGTCGTGGGGCTGGTCTGCTTCGCCCTGGCGGCGTTCAGTCTTTCAGGCCTCGAGGACACCCATGGCCGGGATCTGGATTTCATGGAGAAGGACTAG
- a CDS encoding sulfite exporter TauE/SafE family protein, which translates to MSPGTQVLAGLGAGLAGGALSGLFGIGGGIVLVPLLALALGLDQHRAQGVTLSVMLLPIGFPAVLHYHRSGVRILWSLVGMLILGFLFGVLAGSWLANAIPERPMRWGFVLFLLLVALRMLTQRSGGAGRAGAMDRPTTEYWVPGLAIGFAGGMASGLLGIGGGIVMIPLLVWWLGFSQTEAQVTSLAVMLPPIGLPGVLIYAQAQAGFPWALMGGVGLGFAAGAYVGARGATRMDGSSLRLAFVGLVLVTAVLLATKR; encoded by the coding sequence GTGAGCCCAGGGACGCAGGTTCTGGCGGGGCTGGGGGCGGGCCTGGCCGGAGGCGCGCTATCGGGGCTTTTCGGGATCGGCGGCGGGATCGTGCTGGTGCCCCTGCTGGCGCTGGCGCTGGGCCTGGACCAGCATCGGGCTCAAGGAGTGACGCTTTCGGTGATGCTGCTGCCCATCGGGTTTCCGGCGGTGCTGCACTATCACCGCAGCGGCGTGCGGATTCTATGGTCGCTGGTCGGGATGCTCATCCTCGGGTTCCTGTTCGGTGTTTTGGCCGGGAGCTGGCTTGCCAATGCCATCCCTGAGCGGCCCATGCGCTGGGGCTTCGTCCTCTTCCTGCTCCTGGTGGCCCTCCGGATGCTCACGCAGCGAAGCGGCGGCGCAGGCCGGGCGGGCGCCATGGACCGCCCCACCACGGAGTACTGGGTTCCGGGCCTGGCCATCGGATTCGCGGGCGGCATGGCCTCGGGCCTGCTGGGCATCGGCGGCGGCATCGTCATGATTCCGCTTCTGGTATGGTGGCTCGGGTTTTCCCAAACCGAGGCCCAGGTCACGAGCCTTGCGGTGATGCTGCCGCCCATCGGCCTGCCGGGCGTGCTGATCTACGCCCAGGCCCAAGCGGGTTTTCCTTGGGCGCTCATGGGCGGGGTGGGATTGGGTTTCGCGGCGGGGGCCTACGTGGGCGCTCGGGGCGCCACGCGCATGGATGGCTCCTCCCTTCGCCTGGCCTTCGTGGGCCTGGTTCTGGTGACAGCGGTGCTGTTGGCGACCAAGCGCTAG
- a CDS encoding M1 family metallopeptidase — MRIPAQFFSVLALCLAAQTPQQPANASKTNESFFRKLEALPTPNVYRAASGAPGHRYWQQRVDYKIRAALDDAAQKISGTQDITYHNDSPDELRYLWFQLDQNIQKAGSVGRNSRSASDLGALAGDAGKGLSFSSFDAITRKDRPDGFRILFVKDAAGAPLRRTINDTMMRVDLPQPLKPGESVKLSMGWDYTVNNYKAARGRSGFEQLEDGARLYNIAQWQPRAAAYTDDSGWQLEQYLGQGEFTLEFGDWDVEITLPHDFVMLATGELQNPNEVLTASQRDRLEKARRSDSPVMVASPEEAGKPESRPSGTGDLTWRFKAANVRDFAWNACKRLIWDAQCVKINDRVVIAQSGYTREGMPLWDKYSTAAVAHTLRVYGRYTFDYPYPAAASCLGLGGGGGMEYPMLCFNGPRPEKDGTYSQRTKLGLVGVIIHEVGHNFFPMIVNVDERQWTWMDEGFNTFLQHLAEREWDPAFPGATGQQQRIADYLKFPDATPIMTQSEAVRHGGLNAYAKPAAGLDMLRETLMGRDLFDFAFKEYARRWRFKRPQPADFFRTMGDASGMDLDWFWRGWFYTTLAPDLAVENVEAFHVSDLDPAKQKQRAKEEDAKKDANISRIHDKESIPAGGEEKRLGLQDFYSNGSFDPYAVGAGDQQKLEAMLKGLKPEEREALDFKQTLYRISFRNAGKFPMPILARLSYADGSSEMLRIPVQAWLQNEERFAKLVITDKRLVSVELDPLHELPDVDPNNNSFPRAIGTPLPLNLIKNPPNPPNPMQQRAAESKKSAAKDAGKMGDK, encoded by the coding sequence ATGCGTATCCCGGCCCAGTTCTTTTCCGTCTTGGCGCTCTGCCTGGCGGCCCAAACCCCGCAGCAACCGGCTAATGCCTCGAAGACCAACGAAAGCTTCTTCCGCAAGCTCGAGGCGCTGCCGACGCCCAATGTCTACCGCGCTGCCAGCGGCGCCCCCGGACACAGGTACTGGCAGCAGCGCGTGGATTACAAGATCAGGGCCGCCCTGGATGACGCCGCGCAGAAAATCAGCGGCACCCAGGACATCACCTACCACAATGATTCCCCGGATGAGCTGCGCTACCTCTGGTTCCAACTGGACCAGAACATCCAGAAGGCCGGAAGCGTCGGACGCAACAGCCGCAGCGCCTCGGACCTGGGGGCCCTGGCCGGGGACGCCGGCAAAGGCCTTTCCTTTTCGAGTTTCGATGCCATCACGCGGAAGGACCGGCCCGATGGCTTCCGGATCCTGTTCGTGAAAGATGCGGCCGGCGCGCCGCTCCGCAGGACCATCAACGACACGATGATGCGCGTGGATCTTCCGCAGCCGCTCAAGCCCGGCGAATCCGTGAAGCTGTCCATGGGCTGGGACTACACGGTGAACAACTACAAGGCGGCGCGCGGCCGCAGCGGGTTCGAACAGCTTGAGGATGGCGCGCGGCTCTACAACATCGCCCAATGGCAGCCCAGGGCCGCGGCCTACACGGATGATTCAGGCTGGCAGCTGGAGCAGTACCTGGGCCAGGGCGAATTCACGCTGGAGTTCGGCGATTGGGATGTGGAGATCACGCTTCCCCACGACTTCGTGATGTTGGCCACCGGCGAGCTGCAGAATCCCAACGAGGTGCTCACCGCGTCCCAACGGGACCGCCTGGAGAAAGCCCGGCGCAGCGACAGCCCGGTCATGGTCGCATCGCCCGAGGAAGCCGGGAAACCCGAATCCAGGCCATCCGGAACCGGCGACCTGACGTGGCGCTTCAAGGCGGCGAACGTCCGCGATTTCGCCTGGAACGCCTGCAAGCGTCTGATCTGGGACGCCCAGTGCGTGAAGATCAACGACCGCGTGGTCATCGCGCAGAGCGGCTACACCCGGGAGGGGATGCCCCTCTGGGACAAGTACAGCACCGCCGCGGTGGCCCACACGCTGCGAGTCTACGGCCGCTATACCTTCGACTACCCCTATCCGGCGGCGGCGAGCTGCCTGGGCCTGGGCGGCGGCGGGGGCATGGAATATCCGATGCTCTGCTTCAACGGACCCCGGCCCGAAAAGGACGGGACCTACAGCCAACGCACGAAACTCGGCCTGGTGGGCGTCATCATCCACGAAGTGGGCCACAACTTCTTCCCGATGATCGTGAACGTGGACGAGCGCCAGTGGACCTGGATGGATGAGGGCTTCAACACGTTCCTGCAGCACCTCGCGGAACGGGAATGGGATCCGGCCTTCCCCGGCGCCACGGGCCAGCAGCAGCGCATCGCGGACTATCTCAAGTTCCCGGACGCGACGCCCATCATGACCCAGAGCGAAGCGGTGCGGCATGGCGGGCTCAATGCCTATGCCAAGCCCGCGGCTGGCCTGGACATGCTCCGTGAAACCCTGATGGGCCGTGACCTGTTCGATTTCGCCTTCAAGGAATACGCCCGCCGCTGGCGGTTCAAGCGGCCCCAGCCCGCGGATTTCTTCCGCACCATGGGCGACGCTTCCGGAATGGATCTGGACTGGTTCTGGCGGGGCTGGTTCTACACGACCCTGGCGCCGGACCTGGCGGTAGAAAATGTCGAAGCCTTCCATGTTTCCGATCTGGATCCCGCCAAGCAGAAGCAGCGGGCGAAAGAAGAGGACGCGAAAAAGGACGCGAACATCTCAAGGATCCACGACAAGGAATCCATCCCCGCTGGGGGGGAAGAAAAACGCCTGGGTCTTCAGGACTTCTACAGCAATGGGAGCTTCGATCCCTATGCGGTGGGCGCGGGCGATCAGCAGAAGCTGGAAGCCATGCTGAAGGGCCTGAAACCGGAGGAACGGGAGGCGCTGGATTTCAAGCAGACCCTCTACCGCATCTCCTTCCGGAATGCAGGCAAGTTCCCGATGCCCATCTTGGCCAGGCTGAGCTATGCCGACGGGAGCAGCGAAATGCTGCGGATTCCGGTCCAGGCCTGGCTGCAGAATGAAGAGCGCTTCGCGAAGCTGGTCATTACGGACAAACGGTTGGTATCGGTGGAACTGGACCCGCTCCATGAATTGCCGGACGTGGATCCGAACAACAACAGCTTCCCGCGCGCCATCGGAACCCCTCTGCCGCTCAACCTCATCAAGAACCCACCCAATCCCCCCAACCCGATGCAGCAGCGGGCGGCGGAATCCAAGAAATCCGCTGCCAAGGATGCAGGCAAAATGGGCGACAAGTAG
- a CDS encoding DUF192 domain-containing protein, whose amino-acid sequence MRRFMRPVLLGTIGSIAAHGAGGGTVAAKGHRFMAEIAATPQEQQKGLMFRQFLAKDRCMIFVFDEDGVRRIIMKNCLIALDVVWISVDGHVVEMAEKVPPCPPARRDGCPAYGGTVPARHFIEFAAGTIKRLGLKKGDRIGWDLKLDDGTPVVGGASIPREKAPAKSRRKPK is encoded by the coding sequence ATGCGCCGATTCATGCGACCCGTCCTCCTGGGCACCATTGGTTCAATCGCAGCCCACGGCGCGGGCGGCGGCACCGTGGCGGCGAAGGGCCATCGCTTCATGGCGGAAATCGCCGCCACGCCCCAGGAGCAGCAGAAGGGCCTCATGTTTCGTCAATTCCTGGCCAAGGACCGCTGCATGATTTTCGTTTTTGACGAAGACGGCGTCCGCAGGATCATCATGAAGAATTGCCTCATCGCCCTGGACGTCGTGTGGATCTCGGTGGACGGCCATGTGGTTGAGATGGCAGAAAAAGTGCCGCCCTGTCCGCCCGCCCGCCGAGACGGCTGCCCAGCCTACGGGGGAACGGTGCCCGCGCGCCATTTCATCGAATTCGCGGCGGGCACCATCAAGCGCCTCGGCTTGAAAAAGGGCGACCGCATCGGCTGGGATCTGAAGCTCGATGACGGCACGCCCGTTGTGGGGGGCGCCAGCATTCCCCGGGAAAAGGCTCCGGCGAAATCCAGGCGGAAACCCAAATAA
- a CDS encoding Zn-dependent exopeptidase M28: MRILKPRWTLLFLLPQLIHGASAKAQGFQGARAFDHVKRVVDLGPRPPASPALEDCRRYIRSQVAALGLKAEDRPFQAGTPLGSAPMSNIVVRLPGKVPGKIVVGGHYDTKRMGFRFVGANDGGSSTGFLLELLRAVKNRPRRLGLEVVFFDGEESIVAWQGSDHTYGSREYVAAARRDGTLKDIRAMVLVDMIGDKALGIRREEASTRWLTDLVWSSAKRLGHGKIFQDESTSIADDHIPFIDAGIPAVDIIDLDYPAWHTAEDTLDQVSPKSLQIVGDVLLDALPKIEQRLLRK, from the coding sequence ATGCGAATCCTGAAGCCCCGGTGGACCCTCCTTTTCCTCCTTCCCCAACTTATCCACGGCGCCTCAGCCAAGGCCCAGGGATTCCAGGGCGCGCGGGCCTTTGACCACGTGAAGCGGGTGGTGGACCTGGGGCCCCGTCCTCCGGCTTCCCCGGCGCTGGAGGATTGCCGCCGGTACATCAGGAGCCAGGTGGCGGCCCTGGGGCTCAAGGCCGAGGACCGCCCATTCCAGGCAGGGACGCCGCTGGGAAGCGCTCCCATGTCGAACATCGTCGTCCGGCTGCCCGGCAAGGTCCCCGGCAAGATCGTGGTGGGCGGGCACTACGACACCAAGCGCATGGGGTTCCGCTTCGTGGGGGCCAATGACGGCGGTTCGAGCACCGGCTTTCTCCTCGAGCTGCTGAGGGCAGTGAAGAACCGTCCGCGCCGGCTTGGCCTCGAAGTGGTTTTCTTCGATGGCGAGGAGTCCATCGTGGCCTGGCAAGGTTCCGATCACACCTATGGCAGCCGGGAATATGTGGCGGCCGCCAGACGGGATGGCACCCTGAAAGATATCCGGGCGATGGTTCTGGTGGACATGATCGGAGACAAGGCCTTGGGCATCCGCCGCGAGGAGGCCTCGACCCGCTGGCTCACCGACCTGGTGTGGTCCTCGGCGAAACGCCTGGGCCACGGCAAGATCTTCCAGGATGAATCCACGTCGATCGCAGACGACCACATCCCCTTCATCGATGCGGGCATTCCTGCGGTGGACATCATCGACCTGGACTACCCCGCCTGGCATACCGCCGAAGATACCCTCGATCAGGTGAGCCCGAAAAGCCTCCAGATCGTGGGGGATGTCCTGCTGGATGCTTTGCCGAAGATCGAACAGCGCCTCCTTCGCAAGTGA
- a CDS encoding carbohydrate binding family 9 domain-containing protein gives MKPHSLSVLCLVGCASLVAGQGSNHAPLRAVRTTEPIHLDGKLEEPVWASAPAASGFTETWPVYGSPAKVPTDVKILYDDRFLYVGARMRHIAGQGPVVRRIHRRDQDSASDWFTVYIDSLHDRRTAFAFGVNASNVQSDSVYFSDTNSDRSWDGVWESEVLVDAEGWTAELKIPLALLRIQPSGPGGSQIWGVNFSRSDQGTVRQFSNWQVPPRGENAFVSRFPDLTGIEGIRPQLRREFIPYLSAQRKFETAQGFDDRKFEGRAGLDAHWGLSTQSQLDLTVRPDFGQVEVDQAVLNLSTVETFFPEKRAFFLEGAEIFHTMGGQLFYSRRIGKAAPSADLGAGETLVDQPLATDITAAAKYTTKIDGINLGLLGASVEPTRARFLDADGRSRKREISPLTNYGVARLQKKTWMRPAVSSAVSCPTPTKPVLQDAGLWSGPWTVP, from the coding sequence TTGAAGCCTCATTCTCTATCAGTGCTCTGCCTTGTCGGCTGTGCTTCCCTGGTGGCGGGCCAGGGTAGCAATCACGCGCCCTTGCGGGCGGTCCGGACCACGGAACCCATCCACCTGGACGGGAAACTGGAGGAACCCGTTTGGGCATCCGCCCCCGCAGCCAGCGGCTTCACGGAGACCTGGCCCGTCTACGGCAGCCCTGCCAAGGTGCCCACAGACGTGAAGATCCTTTACGACGACCGCTTTCTCTATGTGGGCGCGAGGATGCGCCATATCGCAGGGCAAGGGCCGGTGGTCCGCCGCATCCATCGCCGGGACCAGGACAGCGCCAGCGACTGGTTCACGGTGTACATCGACAGCCTGCACGACCGCCGCACGGCCTTCGCCTTCGGCGTGAACGCTTCGAACGTCCAATCGGACTCCGTCTATTTCAGCGACACCAATTCCGACCGGTCCTGGGATGGGGTGTGGGAGAGCGAAGTCCTGGTCGATGCGGAGGGTTGGACCGCCGAGCTCAAGATCCCGCTGGCCCTGCTGCGCATCCAGCCCAGCGGTCCGGGCGGATCCCAGATCTGGGGCGTCAATTTTTCGCGGAGCGACCAGGGCACGGTCCGCCAGTTCAGCAATTGGCAGGTGCCGCCGCGAGGAGAGAACGCCTTCGTCAGCCGCTTCCCGGATCTCACGGGAATCGAAGGCATCCGTCCCCAGCTCCGCCGGGAATTCATTCCCTATTTGAGCGCCCAGCGGAAATTCGAGACCGCCCAGGGATTCGACGACCGGAAATTCGAAGGCCGCGCCGGCCTCGACGCCCATTGGGGCTTGAGCACCCAATCGCAATTGGATCTCACCGTGCGGCCCGATTTCGGCCAGGTGGAGGTGGACCAGGCGGTGCTGAACCTCAGCACCGTGGAGACCTTCTTCCCGGAAAAGCGGGCTTTCTTTCTAGAGGGCGCCGAGATCTTCCACACCATGGGCGGGCAGCTTTTCTACAGCCGCCGCATCGGGAAAGCCGCGCCATCAGCGGACCTCGGCGCCGGGGAAACCCTGGTAGACCAGCCCCTGGCCACGGACATCACCGCCGCCGCCAAGTACACAACGAAAATCGACGGCATCAACCTCGGCCTGCTCGGAGCCAGCGTGGAACCCACCCGCGCCAGGTTCCTGGATGCAGACGGGAGGAGCCGGAAACGCGAGATTTCGCCGCTGACGAATTACGGTGTGGCGCGGCTCCAGAAAAAAACCTGGATGAGGCCGGCAGTTTCGTCGGCGGTTTCATGTCCTACGCCCACGAAGCCGGTCCTTCAGGACGCGGGGCTGTGGTCGGGGCCGTGGACGGTTCCCTGA
- the lipA gene encoding lipoyl synthase: MPRFPKRTGREALNGHVRLPEWIARERVNLRELHAMKVGLRDSGLNTVCEEARCPNRAHCFSHGTATFLLMGGICTRACGFCDIRNGKPELLDPREPEETASRVEALGLRYAVLTSVNRDDLPDGGATHFAATVSAIRRRCPSTLVEVLTPDFMGDPEAVAKVVAAGPVVFNHNTETVPSLYKEVRPAGRFDRSLAVLREAKRLGSALFGSSFRTKSGLMLGLGETEGELLEVFEALAASGVDILTLGQYLRPTRFQLPVKRYVPPDEFAELGRKAKAIGFKTVYAGPLVRSSFNAHEVSGMEGIAISDH, from the coding sequence ATGCCCCGCTTTCCCAAACGAACCGGCCGCGAGGCACTGAACGGCCATGTGCGCTTGCCTGAGTGGATCGCCCGGGAACGGGTGAATCTGCGTGAATTGCATGCGATGAAGGTGGGACTGCGGGACAGCGGCCTGAACACGGTCTGCGAAGAGGCCCGATGTCCCAACCGGGCCCACTGTTTTAGCCATGGCACGGCGACCTTCCTGCTCATGGGCGGCATCTGTACCCGGGCTTGTGGATTCTGCGACATCCGGAACGGCAAGCCGGAGCTGCTGGACCCGCGCGAGCCCGAGGAAACCGCGTCGCGGGTAGAAGCCTTGGGCCTCCGCTATGCGGTGCTCACCAGCGTCAACCGGGATGATCTGCCGGACGGTGGGGCCACGCATTTCGCCGCCACGGTCTCCGCCATCCGCCGCCGCTGCCCCAGCACCCTTGTGGAAGTCCTGACGCCGGATTTCATGGGCGATCCAGAGGCCGTGGCGAAAGTCGTCGCCGCGGGTCCGGTGGTCTTCAACCACAACACGGAAACCGTGCCAAGCCTTTACAAAGAGGTGCGCCCTGCAGGCCGATTCGACCGCAGCCTCGCCGTGCTGCGGGAGGCCAAGCGCCTCGGGTCCGCCCTTTTCGGCAGCAGCTTCCGCACCAAGAGCGGACTCATGCTGGGGCTGGGCGAAACCGAAGGCGAGCTCCTGGAGGTGTTCGAAGCCCTGGCCGCCAGCGGCGTGGACATCCTCACGCTCGGCCAATACCTGCGCCCCACCCGCTTCCAGCTCCCGGTGAAACGGTACGTGCCCCCGGACGAATTCGCCGAACTGGGGCGCAAAGCCAAGGCGATCGGCTTCAAGACCGTCTACGCGGGCCCGCTGGTGCGCAGCAGCTTCAATGCCCACGAGGTGAGCGGGATGGAAGGCATCGCTATTAGCGACCATTAA
- a CDS encoding putative DNA-binding domain-containing protein — protein sequence MAEQTAPTRDLLRCMADLILDADGAESFTADPRSFGAARGLGQADQSALETFKARLLTYRDLARNALEDPLPDCFPILHALLGEADEWDQCLDAFLASRTIQSPYYRDVSPAFVGWLADSGWGLERWPFLLQLAHFEYIEVEILRWPDEAPEGDLQDAPTADSCVVFDGAARNLAYAYRVHEATKETPEPPEGEAFLMGYRDADGDFGYSELSPHASAFLARCLDGESVREAASTTGLEVDEVLDLLNSLRRKGAISGFR from the coding sequence ATGGCTGAACAGACCGCCCCGACCCGGGATCTTCTGCGCTGCATGGCGGATTTGATCCTGGATGCGGATGGCGCCGAATCCTTCACAGCCGATCCCCGGTCCTTCGGCGCGGCCCGCGGCCTCGGACAGGCCGACCAGTCGGCGCTCGAGACCTTCAAGGCCCGCCTCCTCACCTACCGCGACCTCGCCCGCAACGCCCTTGAAGATCCGTTGCCGGACTGCTTCCCCATCCTCCACGCGCTGCTCGGGGAGGCGGATGAATGGGACCAGTGCCTGGATGCCTTCCTCGCCAGCCGGACCATCCAGAGCCCCTACTACCGCGATGTGAGCCCGGCCTTCGTGGGTTGGCTCGCCGACAGCGGCTGGGGCCTGGAGCGGTGGCCCTTCCTGCTCCAGCTCGCCCACTTCGAGTACATCGAAGTGGAGATCCTGCGCTGGCCGGACGAAGCCCCCGAAGGGGACCTCCAGGATGCGCCCACGGCGGATTCCTGCGTGGTCTTCGATGGCGCGGCGCGGAACCTCGCCTATGCCTACCGGGTGCACGAGGCCACCAAGGAAACGCCGGAACCTCCGGAAGGCGAAGCGTTCCTCATGGGCTACCGCGATGCGGACGGCGATTTCGGCTATTCGGAGCTGAGCCCCCACGCCTCGGCCTTCCTGGCCCGTTGCCTCGACGGCGAATCGGTTCGCGAAGCGGCCTCCACCACGGGTCTGGAGGTGGACGAAGTCCTGGACCTGCTCAACAGCCTGCGTCGGAAAGGGGCCATCTCGGGTTTCCGTTAA